A window from Neorhizobium sp. NCHU2750 encodes these proteins:
- a CDS encoding ATP-binding protein yields MTRLRNRIVLLLVAAIITVVGLATFAASRALGPPPMNGRLEAQATQLRLVAALVERDRPAAVAQGASISDHPAIGDIDRHMTDELSDVLARSGSPLKVLISRHPESRATTASVELSDGLWLVMAWMEQGPPPGGWITLAIWAALIVIGSAAVSIFAASKIVRPLELIESAVARIGPDGALPTIPETGPGEIRATAHALNRMSARLKSAIESRMRLVAAAGHDLRTPMTRMRLRAEFIVDDGERDKWLADLNELDAIADSAMMLVREEVKVVDARPVRLDQLIGQVAAELHSLGYAVTLAQVDTAFVSGSPLALTRAIRNLVINAATHGERAMMSCVTRADDVVVTIVDEGPGIPQVLLGQVFEPFFRVDGGRRKSIAGAGLGLAIAKEIIERFGGRITLANRVPRGLLQEVVLPRAVMDTAPTEVDQLADQD; encoded by the coding sequence ATGACACGACTGCGCAACCGTATCGTCCTGCTTCTCGTCGCGGCCATAATCACCGTCGTCGGCCTCGCAACATTTGCGGCGAGTAGAGCTCTTGGCCCCCCTCCGATGAATGGGCGGCTGGAGGCTCAGGCAACGCAACTGCGTCTGGTGGCGGCATTGGTAGAGCGCGATCGGCCGGCCGCCGTGGCGCAAGGCGCCTCCATCAGCGACCATCCGGCGATCGGGGACATCGATAGACACATGACTGATGAACTTTCGGATGTCCTGGCGCGATCGGGCAGCCCCCTGAAGGTCCTGATTTCACGACATCCGGAAAGCCGGGCGACGACGGCCTCGGTGGAACTGAGCGACGGACTTTGGCTTGTCATGGCCTGGATGGAACAGGGGCCGCCGCCGGGAGGCTGGATAACCTTGGCGATCTGGGCTGCATTGATCGTGATCGGCAGCGCCGCGGTGTCGATTTTTGCCGCGTCGAAGATCGTCAGGCCGCTAGAGTTGATCGAGAGTGCCGTGGCCCGCATCGGACCCGATGGGGCATTGCCGACGATCCCGGAGACGGGACCGGGCGAGATACGTGCCACCGCCCATGCGTTGAACCGGATGTCTGCTCGCCTCAAGTCGGCAATCGAAAGTCGAATGAGGCTCGTTGCCGCGGCGGGTCATGATCTCAGGACGCCGATGACCCGCATGCGCCTGAGAGCGGAGTTCATCGTGGACGATGGTGAGCGGGACAAATGGCTGGCCGATCTCAACGAGCTTGATGCGATCGCAGACAGTGCCATGATGCTCGTCCGGGAGGAAGTGAAGGTCGTCGACGCGCGGCCTGTCCGGCTGGACCAGCTGATCGGGCAGGTGGCGGCGGAACTGCACTCTCTCGGTTATGCCGTCACCCTGGCACAGGTCGACACCGCCTTCGTTTCGGGCTCCCCCTTGGCTCTCACGCGTGCGATCCGCAATCTGGTGATCAATGCAGCGACACATGGCGAGCGGGCAATGATGTCGTGCGTCACGCGTGCGGATGACGTGGTGGTCACGATTGTCGATGAAGGCCCCGGTATTCCTCAGGTGCTGCTGGGGCAGGTCTTCGAGCCGTTTTTCCGCGTCGATGGCGGCAGGAGAAAATCCATAGCGGGTGCAGGCCTGGGGCTGGCGATCGCAAAGGAGATCATCGAGCGTTTCGGCGGCCGGATCACTCTTGCCAACAGGGTGCCGAGGGGCCTGTTGCAGGAAGTTGTCCTTCCTCGTGCGGTGATGGACACTGCGCCGACTGAGGTCGATCAGTTGGCGGATCAGGATTAG
- a CDS encoding DMT family transporter, producing MNPRKGITLKICAALCTVIMGACVSGLKGEIPIGEVVFFRSAAAFLPLFIWLIVQGRLRQEIATKHIGGHIVRSVSGTGGMFFNYLALIYLPLVDATALSYAAPLFTVVLAAILLKEIVRVYRWTAVGVGLIGVLVMLSPHASWGAPVATATNTALIGGILGLTAAFFSAFSIIQIRHLAKTENPGAIVLYFSLVTTVIGLSTIGFGWKMPDAWQLLLLVGAGLAGGMAQLLVTLSLRHAQASLLAPFEYTTMIWALLVGYFFMGQLPALTTITGAVLVILAGLFTIWRERQIKLQARRDDLLIVATEDARAA from the coding sequence ATGAACCCCCGCAAAGGCATCACGCTGAAAATCTGTGCTGCGCTCTGTACCGTTATCATGGGTGCATGCGTGAGCGGATTGAAGGGAGAGATCCCGATCGGCGAGGTTGTCTTCTTCCGTTCGGCGGCTGCTTTTCTGCCACTCTTCATATGGCTGATCGTCCAGGGCCGCTTGAGGCAGGAGATCGCCACCAAACATATCGGTGGCCATATCGTCCGCAGCGTTTCCGGCACCGGCGGGATGTTCTTCAACTATCTCGCCCTGATTTACCTGCCGCTGGTCGATGCTACGGCACTCAGCTATGCCGCGCCGCTTTTCACTGTCGTGCTTGCAGCCATATTGCTGAAGGAAATCGTGCGGGTTTATCGCTGGACGGCTGTCGGCGTCGGGTTGATCGGCGTGCTCGTGATGCTCTCGCCGCATGCGTCCTGGGGGGCGCCGGTGGCGACTGCGACCAACACCGCACTGATCGGTGGCATTCTGGGCCTCACCGCCGCCTTCTTCTCCGCCTTCTCCATCATCCAGATACGTCACCTGGCCAAGACGGAAAATCCCGGCGCAATCGTCTTATACTTTTCGTTGGTGACGACGGTTATCGGACTTTCGACCATCGGCTTCGGCTGGAAAATGCCGGATGCGTGGCAGCTTTTGCTGCTGGTCGGTGCCGGACTGGCGGGCGGGATGGCTCAGTTGCTGGTGACGCTCAGCCTGCGTCATGCCCAGGCATCGCTGCTTGCGCCGTTCGAGTACACGACCATGATCTGGGCATTGCTTGTCGGTTATTTCTTCATGGGCCAGTTGCCTGCGCTGACGACAATCACCGGAGCGGTGCTCGTCATTCTCGCGGGACTTTTTACCATCTGGCGGGAGCGCCAAATCAAGTTGCAGGCAAGGCGTGATGATCTCCTTATCGTCGCCACGGAGGACGCGCGGGCAGCGTAA
- the efeU gene encoding iron uptake transporter permease EfeU, producing the protein MLVPFLIMFREGVEAALIVGIIASYLKQSGRGQWMPIVWIGIFLAIALSLTVGAALQFVQAEFPQKMQELFEAIIGLVAVCVLTSMVFWMRKAARSIKSELQHSVDAALSSSSGGLGLAAMAFLAVVREGLESVFFLLATFQQSDSSLAPLGALLGVALAILVGYGIYVGGLKLDLRRFFRWTGIFILIVAAGILANAVKALHEAGLWNGLQTVVFDLSDKLPLDSPLGSALGGIFGYIDAPTISEVIAYVAYIALALFFYLAPLSRPVTESSPQSASNR; encoded by the coding sequence ATGCTCGTACCATTCCTCATCATGTTCCGCGAAGGGGTCGAGGCGGCCCTGATCGTTGGTATCATTGCGAGCTACCTGAAGCAGAGCGGCCGTGGCCAGTGGATGCCGATCGTCTGGATCGGCATATTTCTTGCGATCGCTTTGTCCCTTACCGTCGGTGCCGCATTGCAATTCGTGCAGGCTGAATTTCCTCAAAAGATGCAGGAACTGTTCGAGGCGATTATCGGTCTCGTTGCCGTCTGCGTCCTGACCTCGATGGTCTTCTGGATGCGCAAGGCTGCCCGCTCGATCAAGTCCGAGTTGCAGCACTCGGTGGATGCGGCCCTCAGTTCATCGAGCGGGGGCTTGGGTCTTGCCGCCATGGCGTTTCTCGCCGTCGTGCGCGAAGGCCTGGAATCGGTGTTCTTCCTTCTCGCAACATTCCAGCAGTCCGACAGCAGCCTCGCGCCGCTCGGCGCGCTGCTTGGCGTGGCGCTTGCGATCCTTGTCGGTTATGGCATCTATGTCGGCGGATTGAAGCTCGATCTGCGCCGGTTTTTCCGCTGGACGGGGATTTTCATTCTGATCGTCGCCGCGGGCATCCTCGCCAATGCGGTGAAAGCCTTGCATGAAGCCGGGCTGTGGAACGGCCTGCAGACCGTCGTGTTCGATCTCAGCGACAAGCTTCCGCTCGACAGCCCGCTCGGGTCGGCACTCGGCGGTATCTTCGGCTATATCGATGCGCCGACGATCAGCGAGGTCATCGCCTATGTCGCCTATATCGCTCTCGCGCTGTTCTTCTATCTCGCACCGCTCTCCCGTCCGGTAACGGAAAGCTCTCCACAATCGGCCTCCAACCGCTGA
- a CDS encoding AraC family transcriptional regulator, with protein MQPDLELVHIRKGESFAAWMHGYPFRTVRWHYHPEYEIHLVVATSGRFYIGDHIGQFSPGQLIMTGPNLPQNWISDIAPDEFVPARSLVIQFPPKFVEDCTSSMAEMEAITPLLDRSHRGLLFDNATSAVVKPLIEELIETRGLRRLALFWEILDVLATAPEPEVLASLSYELDLSNINDSGINRAIAHLREHLTDDIDERDLANMVGHSSSSFSRAFKRHTGTTLVRYKNQLRVDLACLALLTRPEVKIAEICYEIGFSNLSNFNRHFQKMKGMSPSQFRATFAANGAFKAAE; from the coding sequence GTGCAACCTGATCTGGAATTGGTCCATATCCGCAAGGGCGAATCCTTCGCAGCCTGGATGCATGGCTACCCGTTCCGTACCGTCCGCTGGCACTATCATCCCGAATACGAAATCCATCTGGTCGTTGCGACGTCGGGTCGCTTTTATATCGGCGATCACATCGGCCAGTTCTCGCCGGGCCAATTGATCATGACGGGTCCCAACCTGCCGCAGAACTGGATTTCAGACATTGCGCCGGACGAGTTCGTGCCCGCCCGCTCGCTTGTCATTCAGTTTCCCCCGAAGTTCGTCGAGGATTGCACCTCTTCCATGGCCGAGATGGAGGCGATCACGCCGCTCCTGGATCGCAGCCATCGAGGCCTCCTGTTCGACAATGCGACAAGCGCGGTGGTCAAGCCGCTTATCGAGGAACTGATCGAGACGCGCGGGCTGCGGCGTCTGGCGCTTTTCTGGGAAATCCTCGATGTGCTGGCAACGGCGCCGGAACCGGAAGTGCTGGCAAGCCTCAGCTACGAGCTCGACCTCTCCAATATCAACGATAGCGGCATCAATCGGGCGATCGCTCATCTGCGCGAGCATCTGACCGACGATATCGACGAGCGTGATCTGGCAAACATGGTCGGGCACAGTTCGAGTTCGTTTTCGCGCGCCTTCAAGCGCCATACGGGCACGACGCTCGTCCGTTACAAGAACCAGCTTCGTGTCGATCTGGCTTGCCTTGCACTGCTGACCAGACCCGAGGTGAAGATCGCCGAGATCTGCTACGAGATCGGCTTCTCTAATCTTTCGAATTTCAACCGGCATTTCCAGAAGATGAAGGGAATGTCGCCCTCGCAATTCCGCGCGACTTTTGCGGCCAACGGAGCGTTCAAAGCCGCCGAATAG
- the efeB gene encoding iron uptake transporter deferrochelatase/peroxidase subunit has protein sequence MTGPKKDTRGGGNDFSPARRKLLMSAGIGTAGVMAAAATCPAHAFADSATAEGVVTAAPHSNTLFQMQPFYGQHQPGVVTPRPAAGLVVAFDVLAQSIDDLERMFKTLTERTAFLMKGGEPPERDPKFPPSDSGILGPVVPPDNLTVTASIGVSLFDQRFGLADFKPARLGQMTGFPNDALEKDLCHGDLLLQFCSNTPDTNIHALRDIIRTMPDLLMVRWKQEGSVPVRAPDPGTPEESARNYLGFRDGSANPDSTNPQLMDRIVWVQPDSGEPQWATHGSYQVVRIIRNFVERWDRTPLQEQETIIGRRKASGAPFDGKTEADVPNYAGDPAGKATPMDAHIRLANPRDAASEANLLLRRPFNYSNGVSKSGQLEMGLLFIAYQADLDKGFIHVQTRLNGEPLEEYIKPIGGGYFFALPGVRDESDYLASALLTSARSAHARG, from the coding sequence GTGACGGGGCCCAAGAAAGATACGCGCGGCGGGGGAAACGACTTTTCACCCGCTCGCCGCAAACTGCTTATGAGCGCCGGGATTGGTACGGCAGGGGTAATGGCCGCGGCAGCCACCTGCCCGGCCCACGCCTTTGCCGACAGCGCGACGGCGGAAGGTGTGGTTACGGCTGCCCCACACAGCAACACCCTGTTCCAGATGCAGCCCTTCTACGGCCAGCACCAGCCAGGAGTGGTGACACCGCGTCCGGCGGCCGGGCTTGTGGTGGCATTCGACGTTCTTGCCCAATCGATCGATGATCTGGAGCGGATGTTCAAGACGCTGACCGAACGCACAGCCTTCCTGATGAAGGGCGGCGAACCACCGGAACGCGACCCGAAATTTCCGCCGTCGGATTCGGGCATACTCGGGCCCGTGGTGCCGCCGGACAATCTGACGGTCACGGCGTCGATCGGGGTATCTCTGTTCGATCAGCGCTTCGGACTTGCCGATTTCAAGCCGGCACGTCTGGGTCAGATGACCGGGTTCCCGAATGACGCATTGGAAAAGGATCTTTGCCACGGCGATCTTCTTCTACAGTTCTGCTCCAATACGCCCGATACCAATATCCATGCGCTGCGTGATATCATCCGCACCATGCCGGACTTGCTGATGGTGCGCTGGAAGCAGGAAGGATCTGTGCCGGTGCGCGCACCCGATCCGGGCACGCCGGAGGAAAGCGCCCGCAACTATCTCGGCTTCCGCGACGGTTCCGCCAATCCCGATTCGACAAACCCGCAGTTGATGGACCGCATCGTCTGGGTCCAGCCCGATAGCGGCGAGCCGCAATGGGCGACGCATGGCAGCTATCAGGTGGTGCGCATCATCCGCAACTTCGTCGAGCGCTGGGACCGTACGCCGCTTCAGGAGCAGGAGACGATCATCGGACGTCGCAAGGCGAGCGGCGCTCCGTTTGACGGCAAGACCGAGGCGGACGTGCCGAATTATGCAGGCGATCCAGCCGGCAAAGCAACGCCGATGGACGCCCATATCCGGCTCGCCAACCCGCGCGATGCGGCCTCTGAGGCCAACCTGCTTCTGCGACGCCCGTTCAATTATTCAAACGGTGTCAGCAAGTCCGGCCAACTGGAAATGGGACTGCTGTTCATTGCCTATCAGGCAGATCTCGACAAGGGTTTCATCCACGTGCAGACCCGGCTGAACGGGGAGCCTCTGGAAGAATATATCAAGCCGATCGGCGGCGGCTATTTCTTCGCGCTTCCCGGAGTCAGAGATGAGAGTGATTATCTCGCCAGTGCCCTCCTTACCTCCGCGAGGTCCGCTCATGCACGCGGCTGA
- the efeO gene encoding iron uptake system protein EfeO, protein MSENTSPSLLSPTVIRLGLGLSVALVIVAGGAFYYASRLSHRSAAQNVAGATTVTIAGRACDPQELTVPAGRRTFLIVNKSDRAVEWEILDGVMVVEERENIAPGFTQSLSARLQPGDYEITCGLLSNPRGKLHVTPSAENDAASATSTLTAFIGALAEYKVYLAGETREFVSAVGALTDAIKAGNIDDARKLYEPARIAYSHLAPVAGPLSDLDAAINARANDYEKKEADPAFGGLHRIEYGLFAQNSLNGLAPVATKLSDDAGQLAGRIHDLKVMPDHMVSGAASALQRFASTTAEAEDDRYVHSDLTSLAATLDGVRRVTDLMRPGAIKTSAAIYQSIDKQFAELDAALAKLKSGDGFVGYDSVSDSDKAALKTAAAALADDLGKLRDQLGASS, encoded by the coding sequence ATGTCGGAAAACACCTCCCCCTCATTGCTCTCGCCGACGGTCATCAGGCTTGGCCTCGGGCTATCGGTCGCTCTCGTGATCGTCGCAGGCGGCGCGTTCTACTATGCCTCGCGCCTGTCTCATCGCTCTGCCGCTCAGAATGTCGCAGGCGCGACAACCGTGACCATAGCCGGCCGTGCCTGCGATCCGCAGGAACTGACAGTTCCCGCCGGCCGGCGGACATTCCTTATCGTCAACAAGTCCGATCGCGCTGTGGAATGGGAAATTCTCGACGGCGTGATGGTGGTCGAAGAACGCGAGAACATCGCACCAGGCTTTACCCAGTCGCTCTCTGCCAGGCTCCAGCCCGGCGATTACGAGATCACCTGCGGCCTGCTGTCCAATCCGCGCGGCAAACTGCATGTCACGCCATCGGCCGAGAACGACGCAGCATCGGCAACCTCGACACTGACGGCCTTTATCGGTGCACTTGCGGAATACAAGGTCTATCTCGCTGGCGAGACACGCGAGTTCGTTAGCGCCGTCGGCGCTCTTACGGACGCGATCAAGGCGGGTAATATCGACGATGCCCGCAAGCTCTATGAGCCGGCACGCATTGCCTATTCTCATCTGGCCCCCGTTGCAGGGCCGCTGTCCGATCTTGACGCAGCGATCAATGCGCGCGCCAATGACTATGAAAAGAAAGAGGCCGACCCGGCCTTCGGCGGCCTGCACAGGATCGAGTACGGGCTTTTTGCCCAAAATAGCCTTAACGGCCTCGCTCCAGTCGCCACCAAGCTTTCAGATGATGCCGGGCAACTTGCGGGGCGCATTCACGACCTCAAGGTCATGCCCGACCATATGGTCTCCGGGGCGGCCAGCGCCCTGCAGCGTTTCGCCAGCACGACGGCCGAGGCCGAGGATGATCGCTACGTCCATAGCGACCTTACGTCTCTTGCCGCCACTCTCGACGGCGTTCGTCGTGTTACCGATCTCATGAGGCCGGGCGCAATAAAGACGAGCGCAGCAATTTATCAATCCATCGACAAGCAGTTTGCCGAACTCGATGCCGCCCTTGCCAAGCTGAAATCCGGAGATGGATTTGTCGGCTATGACAGCGTCTCCGACAGCGACAAGGCAGCACTCAAGACCGCGGCCGCAGCGCTCGCCGACGATCTCGGCAAGCTGCGCGATCAACTGGGAGCAAGCTCGTGA
- the efeO gene encoding iron uptake system protein EfeO has protein sequence MLLTAASAAALFAGTNIASAAVSPIDLVQPIADYKIFVQDNLDKLAKDTKAFTDAIKAGDLKKAKALYAPTRVTYEKIEPIAELFSDLDGSIDSRADDHEQAEKSDDFTGFHRIEYSLFTENTTKGLDKLADKLYADVVELQGRVKGLTVPPEKVVGGAAALMEEVAATKISGEEDRYSHTDLWDFQANVDGAKKIVDLLEPLVQKENPDLVTKINANFKTVDTILAKYKTAHGYETYDKLSDDDRKALAGPVNTLAEDLSTLRGTLGLN, from the coding sequence ATGCTCCTTACCGCTGCCTCCGCTGCGGCACTCTTTGCCGGCACCAATATTGCAAGTGCTGCGGTCTCCCCGATCGACCTCGTTCAGCCGATCGCCGACTACAAGATCTTCGTGCAGGACAATCTCGACAAGCTCGCCAAGGATACCAAAGCCTTCACCGATGCAATCAAGGCCGGTGACCTGAAGAAGGCAAAGGCGCTCTACGCGCCGACCCGCGTGACCTATGAGAAGATCGAACCGATCGCGGAACTGTTCTCCGATCTCGACGGCTCTATCGATTCACGCGCCGACGATCATGAACAGGCAGAAAAGTCCGATGACTTCACCGGCTTCCATCGGATCGAATACAGCCTTTTCACGGAAAACACGACCAAGGGCCTCGATAAGCTGGCCGACAAGCTTTACGCCGACGTCGTCGAGCTTCAGGGCCGGGTCAAGGGCCTCACGGTTCCGCCTGAAAAGGTGGTCGGCGGCGCCGCTGCGCTGATGGAAGAGGTGGCTGCGACGAAGATCTCCGGCGAGGAGGATCGCTACAGCCATACCGATCTTTGGGATTTCCAGGCCAATGTCGACGGCGCCAAGAAGATCGTAGACCTGCTTGAGCCGTTGGTGCAGAAGGAAAATCCGGATCTTGTCACAAAGATCAACGCCAACTTCAAGACGGTCGACACGATCCTGGCCAAGTACAAGACCGCCCATGGCTACGAGACATACGACAAGCTGAGCGACGACGATCGCAAGGCGCTCGCTGGCCCGGTCAATACGCTTGCAGAGGATCTCTCCACCCTGCGTGGTACACTCGGCTTGAATTAA
- a CDS encoding ABC transporter substrate-binding protein — MKKTLTALAIAVASLAASSALAQDGGKLKIGMTFQEMNNPYFVSMKEALDQAAKSIGADVVVTDAGHDVAKQISDVEDMLQQKIDILLLNPTDSAGVEAAVNAAKAQGVIVVAVDANASGPVDTFVGSKNKDAGYQSCQALAKSLNGEGEVAILDGIPVVPILQRVEGCKQALTEFKGIKLVDTQNGRQDRSVALGVVENMLQSHPNLKGIFSVNDGGAMGALAAIQGSGRDVKLTSVDGAPEAVKAIADGTPFIETTAQFPRDQVRVGLAMALAQKWGARVVPKEVPIDVRPVTKENAAGFSW, encoded by the coding sequence ATGAAGAAGACACTGACCGCATTGGCAATCGCCGTTGCCTCGCTCGCCGCGAGTTCCGCGCTTGCGCAGGACGGCGGCAAGCTGAAGATCGGCATGACGTTCCAGGAAATGAACAACCCTTACTTCGTCTCGATGAAGGAAGCGCTCGATCAGGCTGCCAAGTCGATCGGCGCGGACGTCGTTGTTACGGATGCCGGGCACGATGTCGCCAAGCAGATTTCCGACGTCGAAGATATGCTGCAGCAGAAGATCGATATCCTGCTTCTCAACCCGACCGATTCCGCAGGTGTCGAGGCTGCCGTCAACGCGGCCAAGGCGCAGGGCGTGATCGTCGTCGCCGTCGACGCCAATGCCAGCGGTCCGGTCGACACTTTCGTCGGTTCAAAGAACAAGGACGCCGGGTATCAGTCGTGCCAGGCGCTTGCCAAGTCGCTGAACGGTGAGGGCGAAGTGGCTATTCTGGACGGTATTCCAGTCGTTCCGATCCTGCAGCGTGTCGAAGGTTGCAAACAAGCCCTCACCGAATTCAAGGGCATCAAGCTGGTCGACACCCAGAACGGTCGCCAGGATCGCTCGGTCGCGCTTGGCGTCGTCGAAAACATGTTGCAGTCGCATCCCAACCTCAAGGGCATCTTCTCCGTCAACGACGGTGGTGCGATGGGCGCTCTGGCTGCAATTCAGGGCTCGGGCCGCGATGTCAAGCTGACCTCGGTCGACGGCGCTCCCGAAGCGGTGAAGGCGATCGCCGACGGCACGCCCTTCATCGAGACCACTGCCCAGTTCCCGCGCGATCAGGTGCGGGTCGGCCTCGCCATGGCGCTCGCCCAGAAGTGGGGTGCCCGCGTGGTGCCGAAGGAAGTGCCGATCGACGTTCGCCCCGTTACAAAGGAAAACGCTGCCGGCTTCAGCTGGTAA
- a CDS encoding response regulator transcription factor yields the protein MQEQAEGHQMSINNSPEHILVVDDDDEIRNLLARYLTQQGYRCSVASDRREYEGQILKEKPDLIVLDVMLPDGSGLDICRNLQTSGSPVPVILLTALKEDVDRIIGLELGADDYLGKPFNPRELTARIKAVLRRSTRVQAADQGPFSFYFADISVDPEQRRVARVSGEVIELTGAEFDLLHVFLERPGRLLSRDQLLDLTQGRGRDPLDRSIDVLMSRIRRKLGETDDGPIFKTVRNGGYQLTVPVKLLPGD from the coding sequence ATGCAGGAGCAGGCCGAAGGTCACCAGATGTCCATAAACAACAGTCCAGAGCATATTCTTGTCGTCGACGATGACGACGAAATCAGAAATCTGCTTGCGCGCTATCTCACGCAGCAAGGGTATCGATGCTCTGTGGCTTCCGATCGCCGGGAATATGAAGGTCAGATCCTGAAGGAGAAGCCTGATCTTATCGTCCTTGACGTGATGTTGCCGGATGGTTCCGGCCTCGATATCTGCCGCAATCTGCAGACCAGCGGCTCACCGGTGCCCGTTATCCTGTTGACCGCGCTCAAGGAGGATGTCGATCGGATCATCGGTCTTGAACTCGGGGCCGATGACTATCTTGGAAAGCCCTTTAATCCGCGCGAACTAACGGCCCGCATCAAGGCGGTCCTGCGGCGGTCCACCCGTGTGCAGGCGGCAGATCAGGGGCCTTTCTCTTTTTACTTTGCAGATATTTCGGTCGATCCGGAACAGCGCCGCGTCGCGCGGGTGTCCGGAGAAGTCATCGAGTTGACCGGGGCGGAATTCGACCTGTTGCACGTGTTTCTCGAACGTCCCGGCAGGCTTCTGTCCCGCGATCAGCTGCTTGATCTTACCCAGGGGCGGGGACGTGATCCACTTGACCGGTCTATCGATGTGTTGATGAGCCGCATCCGGCGAAAACTCGGGGAAACCGATGACGGTCCGATTTTCAAGACCGTGCGCAATGGTGGTTACCAACTGACGGTTCCCGTCAAACTGTTGCCGGGTGACTGA
- the accB gene encoding acetyl-CoA carboxylase biotin carboxyl carrier protein, with protein MDLDKISRLIEFVGSSRVSELSVSEGGVTVRIIRQSTGASEASLAKAATPVEHSTAADPGPPQAAINVERQVAGSATITAPSYGLFHRSPSPGAKPFVEVGDVIVEGQDLFIIEAMKVFNTVKADRSGRVTNILADDGQDVELDQVILEIA; from the coding sequence ATGGATCTGGACAAGATCAGCAGACTTATCGAATTTGTCGGCTCGTCGCGCGTGTCGGAATTGAGCGTGAGCGAGGGTGGCGTCACCGTCCGGATTATCAGGCAGAGTACAGGTGCTTCCGAAGCGTCGCTCGCCAAGGCAGCCACCCCCGTCGAGCATTCCACAGCAGCCGACCCCGGCCCACCGCAAGCTGCCATCAATGTCGAGCGACAGGTAGCCGGGTCTGCGACGATTACCGCACCGTCCTACGGCCTGTTTCACCGCTCCCCTAGCCCAGGCGCCAAGCCTTTCGTTGAGGTCGGAGACGTCATCGTTGAAGGGCAGGATCTGTTCATCATCGAGGCAATGAAGGTTTTCAACACGGTCAAGGCCGATCGCAGCGGCCGCGTAACAAACATCCTTGCCGATGACGGGCAGGATGTCGAACTCGACCAGGTCATCCTGGAGATCGCCTGA